A single region of the Syngnathoides biaculeatus isolate LvHL_M chromosome 17, ASM1980259v1, whole genome shotgun sequence genome encodes:
- the wbp1 gene encoding WW domain-binding protein 1 isoform X1: MPQKALGSIVGLVCTGVCLVQGKEFCFGVNNEQYRCEMGYCCGETECCTYYYELWWFWLVWTLIIMLSCCCAYRHRRVKMRLQQEQRQREISLMAYQGASSSFISPPPLNPRFWNDCKLPDYEEVVGHPPTPPPPYSENPPEAAPADPPQVSQPAVAVAADPEPPRAVQPGPAADALHSNQGAAASPPSSPQENAEEEEDDELITRRRHVTGDSGIEVCVCQLDEGSGPEEESDEERRLCGAAGGECCSRHHQHAFRHKEHTCDTPSQATGAGDSMV, encoded by the exons ATGCCACAGAAAGCGCTGGGATCCATTGTAGGGCTCGTGTGTACCGGCGTCTGTCTGGTGCAG GGCAAGGAGTTCTGTTTTGGGGTGAACAATGAGCAATACCGCTGCGAGATGGGATACTGCTGCGGAGAGACGGAATGCTGCACTTACTACTACGAGCTCTGGT GGTTCTGGTTAGTCTGGACCCTGATCATCATGCTGAGCTGCTGCTGCGCCTATCGACACCGCAGGGTGAAAATGCGGCTGCAGCAGGAGCAACGGCAGCGTGAAATTAGCCTAATGGCTTACCAGGGCGCCTCCAGCTCCTTCATTTCACCCCCGCCACTCAACCCCA GATTCTGGAACGACTGCAAGCTCCCCGACTACGAGGAGGTGGTGGGTCATCCTCCCACACCGCCGCCCCCTTACTCTGAAAACCCTCCCGAGGCCGCTCCAGCTGACCCCCCTCAAGTTAGTCAGCCGGCCGTCGCTGTCGCGGCGGACCCGGAACCCCCGCGGGCCGTGCAGCCCGGGCCTGCCGCCGATGCCTTACATTCAAACCAGGGAGCCGCCGCCTCGCCGCCGTCCTCGCCTCAGGAGAacgccgaggaggaggaggacgacgagctCATCACTCGCCGCCGGCACGTGACCGGCGACTCAGGGATCGAAGTGTGCGTCTGCCAGCTGGACGAGGGCTCGGGGCCGGAGGAGGAGAGCGACGAGGAGCGGCGTTTGTGCGGGGCCGCCGGCGGGGAATGCTGCTCCCGCCACCACCAGCACGCCTTCAGACACAAGGAGCACACCTGCGACACGCCCAGCCAAGCCACCGGCGCCGGAGACAGCATGGTGTGA
- the wbp1 gene encoding WW domain-binding protein 1 isoform X2, with product MESLLGKEFCFGVNNEQYRCEMGYCCGETECCTYYYELWWFWLVWTLIIMLSCCCAYRHRRVKMRLQQEQRQREISLMAYQGASSSFISPPPLNPRFWNDCKLPDYEEVVGHPPTPPPPYSENPPEAAPADPPQVSQPAVAVAADPEPPRAVQPGPAADALHSNQGAAASPPSSPQENAEEEEDDELITRRRHVTGDSGIEVCVCQLDEGSGPEEESDEERRLCGAAGGECCSRHHQHAFRHKEHTCDTPSQATGAGDSMV from the exons ATGGAGTCTCTTTta GGCAAGGAGTTCTGTTTTGGGGTGAACAATGAGCAATACCGCTGCGAGATGGGATACTGCTGCGGAGAGACGGAATGCTGCACTTACTACTACGAGCTCTGGT GGTTCTGGTTAGTCTGGACCCTGATCATCATGCTGAGCTGCTGCTGCGCCTATCGACACCGCAGGGTGAAAATGCGGCTGCAGCAGGAGCAACGGCAGCGTGAAATTAGCCTAATGGCTTACCAGGGCGCCTCCAGCTCCTTCATTTCACCCCCGCCACTCAACCCCA GATTCTGGAACGACTGCAAGCTCCCCGACTACGAGGAGGTGGTGGGTCATCCTCCCACACCGCCGCCCCCTTACTCTGAAAACCCTCCCGAGGCCGCTCCAGCTGACCCCCCTCAAGTTAGTCAGCCGGCCGTCGCTGTCGCGGCGGACCCGGAACCCCCGCGGGCCGTGCAGCCCGGGCCTGCCGCCGATGCCTTACATTCAAACCAGGGAGCCGCCGCCTCGCCGCCGTCCTCGCCTCAGGAGAacgccgaggaggaggaggacgacgagctCATCACTCGCCGCCGGCACGTGACCGGCGACTCAGGGATCGAAGTGTGCGTCTGCCAGCTGGACGAGGGCTCGGGGCCGGAGGAGGAGAGCGACGAGGAGCGGCGTTTGTGCGGGGCCGCCGGCGGGGAATGCTGCTCCCGCCACCACCAGCACGCCTTCAGACACAAGGAGCACACCTGCGACACGCCCAGCCAAGCCACCGGCGCCGGAGACAGCATGGTGTGA
- the lman2la gene encoding lectin, mannose-binding 2-like a isoform X2, whose translation MAAVNWSRRKRDSKSNQIVLVSRQTMAPFALLSSFVVLILTVGHCFADGDHELEEFLKREYSLTKPYQAVGSLSSSHWELMGDAMVTTEQVRLTPDMQSRQGAVWSRLPCHLNDWEMQVHFKIHGKGKKNLNGDGLAIWYTKERMQKGPVFGNKDNFTGLGVFVDTYPNEEKQLERVFPFILAMVGNGTVGYDHERDGRPTELGGCNAMVRNPKHDTFLFIRYVRRRLTVMLDIDGQHEWRDCLDLPGVRLPKGFYFGASAITGDLSDNHDIISLKLYQLTVLRTKQEEEEQEEEITIPSVDNMELLRLSRTEEGMSGLAIFFTVLFSMLGCIFLLVVGLLLYGHWNESRRKRFY comes from the exons CCCGGCAAACGATGGCGCCTTTTGCGCTATTGTCCTCTTTCGTTGTTTTAATCCTCACCGTTGGTCACTGTTTCGCCGACGGTGACCACGAATTGGAGGAATTCCTCAAACGGGAGTATTCCCTCACCAAGCCCTATCAAG CTGTGGGGTCTTTAAGCTCCTCCCACTGGGAACTGATGGGCGATGCCATGGTAACCACGGAGCAGGTGCGACTCACACCTGACATGCAGAGTCGACAGGGGGCAGTGTGGAGCCGCCTT CCTTGCCACCTGAACGACTGGGAGATGCAGGTGCACTTCAAGATCCACGGGAAAGGGAAGAAGAACCTCAACGGCGACGGCTTGGCTATTTGGTACACGAAGGAGCGCATGCAGAAAG gtcccGTATTTGGGAATAAGGACAATTTCACCGGATTGGGAGTTTTTGTGGACACATATCCCAACGAGGAGAAACAACTAGAG AGGGTcttccccttcatcctcgcCATGGTGGGCAACGGCACCGTCGGCTACGACCACGAGCGGGACGGCCGGCCCACCGAGCTGGGGGGCTGCAACGCCATGGTGCGCAACCCGAAGCACGACACCTTCCTCTTCATCCGATACGTCCGCCGCAGGCTGACG GTAATGTTGGACATTGACGGACAGCACGAGTGGCGGGACTGCCTGGATCTGCCTGGCGTGCGGCTGCCCAAGGGCTTTTATTTTGGCGCCAGCGCAATTACAGGAGACCTGTCAG ACAACCACGACATCATCTCGCTGAAACTCTACCAACTGACGGTGCTGCGGAccaaacaggaagaggaagaacagGAGGAGGAGATCACGATCCCCAGCGTGGATAACATGGAACTGCTCAGAT tgaGTCGGACCGAGGAAGGAATGAGCGGACTggccattttcttcacagtgcTCTTCTCCATGCTGGGTTGCATCTTCCTGCTGGTCGTCGGCCTGCTGCTCTACGGTCACTGGAACGAGAGCCGGCGCAAGCGCTTCTACTGA
- the lman2la gene encoding lectin, mannose-binding 2-like a isoform X1 — protein MAAVNWSRRKRDSKSNQIVLVSRQTMAPFALLSSFVVLILTVGHCFADGDHELEEFLKREYSLTKPYQAVGSLSSSHWELMGDAMVTTEQVRLTPDMQSRQGAVWSRLPCHLNDWEMQVHFKIHGKGKKNLNGDGLAIWYTKERMQKGPVFGNKDNFTGLGVFVDTYPNEEKQLEAQKKRYTPSAQRVFPFILAMVGNGTVGYDHERDGRPTELGGCNAMVRNPKHDTFLFIRYVRRRLTVMLDIDGQHEWRDCLDLPGVRLPKGFYFGASAITGDLSDNHDIISLKLYQLTVLRTKQEEEEQEEEITIPSVDNMELLRLSRTEEGMSGLAIFFTVLFSMLGCIFLLVVGLLLYGHWNESRRKRFY, from the exons CCCGGCAAACGATGGCGCCTTTTGCGCTATTGTCCTCTTTCGTTGTTTTAATCCTCACCGTTGGTCACTGTTTCGCCGACGGTGACCACGAATTGGAGGAATTCCTCAAACGGGAGTATTCCCTCACCAAGCCCTATCAAG CTGTGGGGTCTTTAAGCTCCTCCCACTGGGAACTGATGGGCGATGCCATGGTAACCACGGAGCAGGTGCGACTCACACCTGACATGCAGAGTCGACAGGGGGCAGTGTGGAGCCGCCTT CCTTGCCACCTGAACGACTGGGAGATGCAGGTGCACTTCAAGATCCACGGGAAAGGGAAGAAGAACCTCAACGGCGACGGCTTGGCTATTTGGTACACGAAGGAGCGCATGCAGAAAG gtcccGTATTTGGGAATAAGGACAATTTCACCGGATTGGGAGTTTTTGTGGACACATATCCCAACGAGGAGAAACAACTAGAG GCACAAAAAAAGAGATACACGCCGAGCGCGCAG AGGGTcttccccttcatcctcgcCATGGTGGGCAACGGCACCGTCGGCTACGACCACGAGCGGGACGGCCGGCCCACCGAGCTGGGGGGCTGCAACGCCATGGTGCGCAACCCGAAGCACGACACCTTCCTCTTCATCCGATACGTCCGCCGCAGGCTGACG GTAATGTTGGACATTGACGGACAGCACGAGTGGCGGGACTGCCTGGATCTGCCTGGCGTGCGGCTGCCCAAGGGCTTTTATTTTGGCGCCAGCGCAATTACAGGAGACCTGTCAG ACAACCACGACATCATCTCGCTGAAACTCTACCAACTGACGGTGCTGCGGAccaaacaggaagaggaagaacagGAGGAGGAGATCACGATCCCCAGCGTGGATAACATGGAACTGCTCAGAT tgaGTCGGACCGAGGAAGGAATGAGCGGACTggccattttcttcacagtgcTCTTCTCCATGCTGGGTTGCATCTTCCTGCTGGTCGTCGGCCTGCTGCTCTACGGTCACTGGAACGAGAGCCGGCGCAAGCGCTTCTACTGA